One Rattus norvegicus strain BN/NHsdMcwi chromosome 20, GRCr8, whole genome shotgun sequence DNA segment encodes these proteins:
- the Amd1 gene encoding S-adenosylmethionine decarboxylase proenzyme isoform X1, producing the protein MEAAHFFEGTEKLLEVWFSRQQSDASQGSGDLRTIPRSEWDVLLKDVQCSIISVTKTDKQEAYVLSESSMFVSKRRFILKTCGTTLLLKALVPLLKLARDYSGFDSIQSFFYSRKNFMKPSHQGYPHRNFQEEIEFLNAIFPNGAAYCMGRMNSDCWYLYTLDLPESRVINQPDQTLEILMSELDPAVMDQFYMKDGVTAKDVTRESGIRDLIPGSVIDATLFNPCGYSMNGMKSDGTYWTIHITPEPEFSYVSFETNLSQTSYDDLIRKVVEVFKPGKFVTTLFVNQSSKCRTVLSSPQKIDGFKRLDCQSAMFNDYNFVFTSFAKKQQQQS; encoded by the exons ATGGAAGCTGCACATTTTTTCGAAGGGACCGAGAAACTGCTGGAGGTCTGGTTCTCCAGACAGCAGTCCGACGCAAGCCAGGGATCTGGGGACCTTCGTACCATCCCAAG ATCCGAGTGGGATGTCCTTCTGAAGGATGTGCAGTGCTCAATCATAAGTGTGACAAAGACTGACAAGCAGGAAGCTTATGTACTCAG TGAGAGTAGCATGTTTGTCTCCAAGAGACGTTTCATTTTGAAGACATGTGGTACCACCCTCTTACTGAAAGCACTGGTTCCCCTGTTGAAGCTTGCTAGGGACTACAGTGGGTTTGACTCGATTCAA agCTTCTTTTATTCTcgtaagaatttcatgaagccttcTCACCAAGGGTACCCACACCGGAATTTCCAGGAAGAAATCGAGTTTCTTAATGCAATTTTCCCAA ACGGAGCAGCATATTGTATGGGACGTATGAATTCTGACTGTTG GTACCTGTACACTTTGGATCTCCCAGAGAGCCGAGTAATCAATCAGCCAGATCAAACCCTGGAAATTCTGATGAGTGAGCTTGACCCAGCAGTTATGGACCAGTTCTACATGAAAGATGGTGTTACTGCAAAGGATGTCACTCGTGAGAGTGGAATTCGTGACCTGATACCAGGTTCTGTCATTGATGCCACACTGTTCAATCCTTGTGGCTACTCAATGAATGGAATGAAATCGGAT GGAACATATTGGACTATTCACATCACTCCAGAACCAGAATTTTCTTATGTTAGCTTTGAAACAAACCTAAGTCAGACCTCCTATGACGACCTGATCAGGAAAGTTGTGGAAGTCTTCAAGCCAGGAAAATTTGTGACCACCTTGTTTGTTAATCAG AGTTCTAAGTGTCGCACAGTGCTTTCTTCGCCCCAGAAGATTGACGGTTTCAAACGTCTTGATTGCCAGAGCGCTATGTTCAACGATTACAATTTTGTTTTTACCAGTTTTGCtaagaaacagcaacaacagagttga
- the Amd1 gene encoding S-adenosylmethionine decarboxylase proenzyme isoform X2, with protein sequence MFVSKRRFILKTCGTTLLLKALVPLLKLARDYSGFDSIQSFFYSRKNFMKPSHQGYPHRNFQEEIEFLNAIFPNGAAYCMGRMNSDCWYLYTLDLPESRVINQPDQTLEILMSELDPAVMDQFYMKDGVTAKDVTRESGIRDLIPGSVIDATLFNPCGYSMNGMKSDGTYWTIHITPEPEFSYVSFETNLSQTSYDDLIRKVVEVFKPGKFVTTLFVNQSSKCRTVLSSPQKIDGFKRLDCQSAMFNDYNFVFTSFAKKQQQQS encoded by the exons ATGTTTGTCTCCAAGAGACGTTTCATTTTGAAGACATGTGGTACCACCCTCTTACTGAAAGCACTGGTTCCCCTGTTGAAGCTTGCTAGGGACTACAGTGGGTTTGACTCGATTCAA agCTTCTTTTATTCTcgtaagaatttcatgaagccttcTCACCAAGGGTACCCACACCGGAATTTCCAGGAAGAAATCGAGTTTCTTAATGCAATTTTCCCAA ACGGAGCAGCATATTGTATGGGACGTATGAATTCTGACTGTTG GTACCTGTACACTTTGGATCTCCCAGAGAGCCGAGTAATCAATCAGCCAGATCAAACCCTGGAAATTCTGATGAGTGAGCTTGACCCAGCAGTTATGGACCAGTTCTACATGAAAGATGGTGTTACTGCAAAGGATGTCACTCGTGAGAGTGGAATTCGTGACCTGATACCAGGTTCTGTCATTGATGCCACACTGTTCAATCCTTGTGGCTACTCAATGAATGGAATGAAATCGGAT GGAACATATTGGACTATTCACATCACTCCAGAACCAGAATTTTCTTATGTTAGCTTTGAAACAAACCTAAGTCAGACCTCCTATGACGACCTGATCAGGAAAGTTGTGGAAGTCTTCAAGCCAGGAAAATTTGTGACCACCTTGTTTGTTAATCAG AGTTCTAAGTGTCGCACAGTGCTTTCTTCGCCCCAGAAGATTGACGGTTTCAAACGTCTTGATTGCCAGAGCGCTATGTTCAACGATTACAATTTTGTTTTTACCAGTTTTGCtaagaaacagcaacaacagagttga